A window of Corallococcus macrosporus DSM 14697 contains these coding sequences:
- a CDS encoding cupin domain-containing protein, with amino-acid sequence MNDTSLSFASSRPVDPERMSWIPMGPPGLSFKPLRFFRDGSGWMYLFRLEPGTIIPRHRHTGEVHGYNLSGTRELLDTGEVIGPGGYVYEPPGNVDSWRVTGAAPAVLLITVRGAIEYLAEDGQVSKRVTSEDRLQTYRRWCEANGAPFLATLE; translated from the coding sequence ATGAACGACACGTCTTTGTCCTTTGCGTCCTCGCGCCCGGTCGACCCCGAGCGCATGTCTTGGATTCCCATGGGCCCGCCGGGCCTCTCCTTCAAGCCGCTGCGCTTCTTCCGGGATGGCTCTGGCTGGATGTACCTCTTCCGCCTGGAGCCCGGCACCATCATCCCCCGGCACCGCCACACCGGCGAGGTGCATGGCTACAACCTCTCAGGGACGCGCGAGTTGCTCGACACGGGGGAGGTGATTGGGCCCGGTGGCTACGTCTACGAGCCGCCCGGCAACGTCGATAGCTGGCGGGTGACAGGCGCTGCGCCGGCGGTGTTGCTCATCACGGTGCGCGGGGCCATCGAGTACCTGGCGGAGGATGGCCAGGTCTCCAAACGCGTCACGTCCGAGGACCGGCTCCAGACCTACCGCCGCTGGTGCGAGGCGAACGGCGCGCCGTTCCTGGCAACCCTGGAGTGA